One region of Amphiprion ocellaris isolate individual 3 ecotype Okinawa chromosome 9, ASM2253959v1, whole genome shotgun sequence genomic DNA includes:
- the s100a1 gene encoding protein S100-A1: MCANLQRAMEDLIAVFHRYSGKEGDKYKLNNKELKNLLQEELSDFLAGSNESSVVEKILHDLDENGDGEVDFQEFVVLVAALTIACNEFFVDFDRNSKKGKEDCS; encoded by the exons ATGTGTGCCAATCTGCAAAGAGCTATGGAGGACCTCATTGCAGTGTTCCACCGCTATTCAGGAAAAGAAGGTGACAAGTACAAGCTTAACAATAAAGAGCTGAAGAATTTGCTGCAGGAAGAACTCTCAGATTTCCTGGCA GGCTCCAATGAGTCTTCTGTGGTGGAGAAGATCCTGCATGACCTGGATGAAAACGGGGACGGTGAAGTGGACTTCCAGGAGTTTGTTGTTCTGGTCGCTGCACTGACTATCGCCTGCAATGAATTCTTTGTGGATTTTGACAGGAATTCCAAGAAAGGCAAAGAAGACTGtagttaa